The genome window CGGTATCGACAAACCGTTGCCAATTCGCGCAACTCATCGGCGAGCAATGGCCCAGCATGGGCGCGAAAAGATGCGTGTTGCCGCTCCCACTCGTTCTGAGCCATTTCACTGGTGCGATAGATCCAGTAGATTCGGTCTGCGTTGTCGTGGAATTCATCTCGCGCGCGATAGCGGTCTTCGACAATGACAAATACCATCAACGCACACGTAATGCCCACTGTCAGACTCAACACACCCATCACACTGGCAATTCGGTCGCGTTTGAGTCGCCGCCATGCGATTTTGAGGTTTTTCATTTTGTACCTCCAGTAGCCCCAGTCTCACTCATCTCTCAAGGCGTCTGCCGGGTTTGCGCGTGCGGCTTTGAGGGTCTGGGTCGTGACGGTTGTGAGCACGATGAAGAACAAGACAAGGCTACCGAGTAAGAAGGTGCCAATACCTAACTCGGTGCGGTAGGCGAAGGTTTGTAACCATTGATTGGTCGCGTAATAGGCGATTGGAAATGCAATGAGGCTCGATAGGGTGATGTAGAGGATAAATTCTCGCGAGAGCAGGGATAGGATTTGCGTTTGGGATGCGCCCAGTACTTTGCGAATGCCGATTTCTTTGGTGCGTCTTGTTGTGGCGAGAGCCGCCAGTCCGAATGCGCCGAGTGCAGCGATGAAGATGGCGAATCCGGTGGCGTATTGGATCATGAGATTCCATCGTTCTTCTTTTCTGTATTGTTTGTCTAAGGCTTCGTTGATGAATGAGAAGTTGAATGCGTGGTTGGGTGCGACTTTTTCCCACTGTTCTTTGATGAATGCGATGGTGCCGGGTACATTTTCGGGGTGAATGCGGATCAATAAGCGTCCAGTGGATGTGCTGAGTGGCAGGACAGCGGGTCTGATTTTATGATGCAAAGATCGGAAGTGGAAATTTTGAACAACGCCGATGATGGTTCTTTCTTTTGATAAGCCGCCGT of Gemmatimonadota bacterium contains these proteins:
- a CDS encoding FtsX-like permease family protein, which produces FKTLDMKLVAGREYNREFPTDQTEAVIVNEALVKKFGIEDPIGKTITYGGLSKERTIIGVVQNFHFRSLHHKIRPAVLPLSTSTGRLLIRIHPENVPGTIAFIKEQWEKVAPNHAFNFSFINEALDKQYRKEERWNLMIQYATGFAIFIAALGAFGLAALATTRRTKEIGIRKVLGASQTQILSLLSREFILYITLSSLIAFPIAYYATNQWLQTFAYRTELGIGTFLLGSLVLFFIVLTTVTTQTLKAARANPADALRDE